The DNA window gttaaCCGCAAAGGTGTTGTCGCCAAACTTTGATTGCTTAAAGATCACAACCAAAGCAAACATATTGAACGCACTATTGATCTACACTTACCCGTTAAATATACCATTACAAGACATCACAAATCTAGCAagattgataatttattctAAACAGATTGAGAATGAATCGAAAGATGAAGATTATTTTGACCTTGAGGAGTTTTCCCTAAGTTTGAAGCCAACCATATCAAATACCGTTTCATTAAGAGCAACTGCAAACGAGTTACTAGTTGATACCAATATAAAGTGTCAATCACTAGGTAAATTGGACTTTGATGCGACTTCTGACGATGATGAGTTATTCTTGTCATTTATTCGTGCCAAATCATTTCATTTGTCGCAGTTTTACCAAGATGTAAATGACATTTTACCACTATTTGAGAATGTTTCATTTCCAAAATTCAATGCATGGTATAGAGGAATAATACTTCCTTATAAATACTATTACAGTCATTTCGGCTTGGCTTACAGCAGCAATACTTTTAACGGCTATCTTGCACCTGAAAGTTTATATCCACTGAGATTGCATCTCTTGCTTGCTCCATTAAAGACAGGAAAAGTTCTTAACAATGAAGGTTGGTTTGAAAATGTGATATTCCCAATTGTTAAATATTACGGTAATGATCTCTGTCCATTAAATGAGTGGTTGTTTGACAATGAAAGTGGTTATTGTTCGGAAACAGTTGCAAGTGTTGTTAGGAAATATCAGTTTTGGCGTGTATGTTTGAAATGTATTCACCACCATTTTGAACTGAAGGATTACGAGGTGATTATAAACTCATTCTTGAGTGCATGTTATTTCTACGGCTTTAAAGAAGATGCAGACACTGTGTCGACAATTGAACTTGTGGAAATAtatgatttgataataGATACCTTAACACTATTTGATACACCTCCACCCACGCATGGGTTGCAATTGTCTGATATCAATTATAACAATATTCCCTTTGACTGTGTTACCTTGAAGGAGTTCCAAACAGCCACAAACCCTATTTCTCCATTGTTTCAGGTCGAGGCTATTGCATTTTTAAAACAAGTTATAGAAACTTGTCAGaaattattaccaattaaTAGGCTTACCATTAAGAAATACTTTCAACTCAAGTACGAAAATAAAGATATGGATACAAAAAgagaaattttgaaaataaccAATAACATCAATGGTTCTAACTGGAAACAGTTGTTAAATTCAATAGCCCTTTTCCAGAAGAATTTTATACGGAATGAAAGAATTTCGGCAACTGTGGTTGAAAGACTATTGCTTGCAAACTTGTTTGATGTAGTCGACGAGGTGTATTTTGAGAAAAGGTTAGGTGATATTACTGTTAATGAGCTATATGATGTTGTATTGGATAAATTCTGGGATTGTTTGAACCATGCAAATAGCTTGAATGATAAATCTGGACTGCTTCATAATGCTGAGCTAtgtttgaaattgtttgatAAGTTGGCCCTCGAAAAGGATTTAGGGGAAGATAACCATCGTGATATTGTCAAGTTCAAGCATTTGTTCAAGGCTATAAATGCTCTTAAaagattcaaaattttaaatcGAAACCAGCCTTACACTCCACagcaattgattattaacTTTGCAAATGGCAATTTATTGAAGCTAATAAATATTGTATTGGAGCAAAATCCAAAGTCATATTTGGCCTTTGATAAGTTATACCGTATTTTAAATGATATGATGTTGTtttataatgatgataacCACAAGGACGACAAACAACATTCACATAATTATTACTTCAATAAGCTCAAAACAGCTTGTATCGAAAGTGCTTTGATTGATAACAATTTCAACTACGCCTACAAGCAAAGTTTGGAATTGTTTGATTACTTGCAAGGGAAAAAGGATAGCTCTCAGATAGACGATTTGTGGTTGACTTTTTATCAAGTTGGGAAGTATGTGTCTCCTCAGTGGTTTGAGAACTCTGGAGAACAAATAGACTTTGATATCTTGATTAAACAAAGAGAAATTTTGTCCTTGACTATTCTTAATTTGCAATTGAAGGAAAACAGTAAAGTTGTGTTGGCTCAATGGCTGTCATTGAACGCTAAAATTCAGAGACATAGtttagataataatattgaaaccGTGAAAAAAAGGTTTGACAACGAAAACTGGCAGCTCAAAAACTCGAAGAAACATTTGGAGAATATTGGAAATTTGGCTACGGAAATAATCAGCGATGCAAGTAAGACTACTAACAATGCCagtgaaaaattatcaaactTATTTGTCTCTGGTCTTGGGTGGGCTATTGGTGCTAATCAACAGCTGTGAAACCTTAAGTTAATAGTATGTTATGTAtactttgttttcttttcttttttttccctcTCTCTAAAATACACACTGGAAATAATGGACTAGTATGTGAAATTGGCGTGTTTTTtctctatttttttttttttttttttttttttttggtttgacAGTTATTAGACcatcaaatataatttacaaCGTATTCATACACACTAAGCTCTGTGCTGCCACGgcaatcaaatcaatattttattaattagtGGCAATAGAACCAACATAGAGACAGTAGCGCCGGCAACAATAATATCAGAAACAAGAGGAAAATACATTCTCACTAACACTAATTTGGAAATTGCTACTAGAGAAATCATCGGTTGTATATGGTTAATgcaaacaaatcaataatcCGACTAGCAACTTACTGCattaaaaatagaattcATCGTTTAAGAACAGTTAACagtttatattatattagtAAAAGAATTAGCATACAAAACACAAATCGTATCAGAGCAACGCGTCTTTGTGGATCCAAGCAATTCATGTTGGAAAGCGAATTAGATCTGGCATTAATAGAGATTCTAGATAATGACGACCCTTTTAGTGATAGTGAGATTAGGGAATCTGCTGATCTACTGACAGGGCAAATCCATCTGTATAAAGGAAGTCCTGTCGTGAAAAACCTGCTTTTGCAAACAAGAGAACCGCAAATTCAAGTCCCAACTAAACCTACTGGGACTAATAAAAGAGttcaaatacaaaaagaTCCCAACCAGAGTGTTTATTTTGACGATGACTCGCTATCCTCAACGTTTGAATTTAGTGACATGGATGATGATTTCATGGGGGCTTTAAAAGCAGCTGAGGAAATgactaataataacaataattgtATAAAGAGATCTGCATCAACTCCGTTAAAGAAACCAATTGcaaaatcaatgaaaaatcAGAGCACGCCTTCAAAGTCTTCAGCGAAGAAATGTTGCAAGTATATAAAAACGTCATCGCAGAGCCCATCCCACTACCAAATTAGGGAATCTGGTTCCGGTGTTGATATACTTGAAGGCTCCCCTAATAAGCTACAATCTGAAAAAGCATCTccatttaaatttttgtcgtctttttcatcttcattgCAAACGCAGAATCAAGCTGCGAGTGGCAACCATGAATCCCAGTCTAAAGTTGAACAAAACATCTTGTCTGCTTCACAATCATCTTCTCCACCAATAACTATATCCCAGGTACGTAACCCATTTAAGGTGCCTACCCAATTTCGAAGAAACTACTCGACTCGTCGTATCACAGATCAGGAGTCTGACAACAAGAAGGGGAATAGTCATCACACAATACTATTGGCAACACAGAAAGCAGAAGCACCGTTTAAAGATTCATCTAACAGTAACCGTCACAACCTtgggaagaagaaggaggGTGCTACTGAAGCCCAATCTGAAGCAAAAAATGTAAAGCCGATCATTTTGTCGAATGAACAAGAATATGTATTGAAACAAGTGCTACTGGGGGTATCCCTATTTTATACAGGGTCAGCAGGTACCGGTAAATCTGTATTGCTACGAAGTATAATTAAATCTTTACGTACCAAATTTTCTAAGGGTGTTGCAGTGACAGCTTCTACAGGTCTAGCAGCTTGTAATATTGGAGGGATAACCCTTCACAGTTTTGCCGGTTTTGGTTTAGGACAAGGTAAAGTTGACATCTTGATAAAAAAGatcaaaagaaataagAAGGCTTTTTGTAGATGGCGTGAAACAAAGGTTTTGATTATAGATGAAATTTCCATGGTCGATGGGcatttattaaacaaattgaatgaaattgCCAAGACACTCAGAAGAAATAATCGGCCATTCGGTGGAATTCAACTAGTAGCTTGTGGCgatttttatcaattaccGCCTGTTGTCAAAAAGACTGCGCATGATGGTACCGAAGTGGATAATGTCGAAGTTTATTTTGCCTTTGAATCGCTGGCTTGGAAAGAAACTATTCAGCGGACCATTACGTTGAAGGAGATTTTTCGTCAAAAGGGTGATCAACGTTTTATCGATATGTTGAATAATCTTAGAGACGGGAATGTACCTGATGATACGGTTAGGGATTTTTGTCGTCTTTCTCGTCCATTAAAGTGTCCAGAAGGAATAGTTCCTTCAGAATTATATGCTACTAGACACGAGGTAGACGCGGCAAATTCGAGAAAGTTGGGTACAATCGAGGGAGATGTGGTTGTCTATAACTCAATTGACACCGGAATATTACCTGAGATCCAAAAATCGCAAGTGCTAGCGAACTTTCTTGCTCCACAAGTGCTAAACTTAAAAGTTGGTGCCCAAGTAATGtgtattaaaaattttgacGATCAGTTAGTCAACGGAACTTTGGGAAAggtaattgattttgttgataaggATACTTATATGAAATCAGGATCTAAGGAAAACTCGTCGACCGAGAGTTCCGATGAAGTATCTGGTTTGAGCgattatattttcaatgattttcaaaaacCCAAGAAGATTGTTAAAGAGGATGCACCTATTGCAGAACAAGTTGTATTCACAGGTCAGCTTTCACAGaaagttgaagaagaacTGGAAAGTAGTAAGCgtaaattaaaattgaaagaagatTTGATGAATGATTATAAAGATAAGAAATACCCTTTGgttaaatttttgttgcCCGATGGAATCACTTTCCGAACAGTAGTTGTTGAGCCAGAGCAATGGACTACTGAAGACGATGAAGGTAAGGTTTTGGTTTCACGTATACAATTCCCGTTAATTTTAGCTTGGTCGTTGTCCATTCACAAGTCTCAAGGACAAACATTGTCgaaagttgttgttgatatgaAAAATATCTTTGAAAACGGACAAGCATATGTGGCATTATCTAGAGCAGTGTCGAGAGAAGGGTTGCAAGTTTTAAATTTCAATAGATCAAAAGTTGTATCACACAGAAAGGTTATTGAGTTTTATAAGCATTTAACAAGCCATGAGAACGAGAGCCAGCGTGGACAGCAACAGTTGAATTTTATGTCAACCTCAGTTAGTTCAGTTGGAAGGGCACAGATATAGTAATTAGATTCGTTAAGCATTTAAATATGGTCtcttttggttttattttggCTTGACAAATATATGAGGATTTCTCAAATTAATAGAATCAACGAACGATGTCCTATAACAGGATTCTCAATGATGTTAGACATGTAGTTACGTAGGTCCTGTTCGTAGAGGTAGACAGCAAGACATAAGTTGAGTGGATCTTGGGGCGTGTAATATGACCCAATAAATCGTAATTCaatgtttttttctgtGTCAAGTGTCTATCAAATCAAGTTGTTCGCTGCTGTATGAAAAATGCGAACAAAATGTGACTTCTGTTTGCTACATTGACAACCTTATATCGAGAATAATTCTGCTCCATTACACATATATTTGTTCACTGGGGTAATAAGAAAATGGGTAGAATTCATGGCTTTTTAGGAGGTGTATTGCTAACATCATCTTTGGCTTATTCCACAGGCCAATATATTAACAAAAACCAACAGTTCATCTCACAAAGTTTACGTCAGTCAGActatatcatcaataatcGAATTTTAAGTGATGCCGATGCCAAATTGCGTGAAAATTACGTGCCAGACTCACATGTCAAATATCAATCTCGAGTGAATTTTGCTGAAACTTGCAAGGATATTTGGAATGAAGAAATCATAACCATGGTGAACTGGGTGTATAGTCTTAATTGGTACAAAATGGGTTTAGATATTGATGCTAAAGTGAATCAATGGACTGACAGAATTGCTGAATCTGTTGCCAAGAAGGctgaagaaaagaaatagacGCGATGACTAATGTGCctttcagttttttttttttcataaaaGAGTACGAGTTCTTTGTTAACCTAATTATTCTAATAAATacagaaattgaaataattattctttttttgttttcctAAACGAGTTTTTTATATCTCTGTTGATTAACCAGTTTGCAATTGGAGCAATAAGCAGTACGATGAAACTCACCAATATCTGGAAAAAACCCCATTGTCGTGGTGACGAAATGCCTAAAACAGAACAGCCCAATAGCCACCCTATGAAATCCGTAGTTATCGTGTCATATCCTTTATCTAATTGATCCATTATCAACCTGGCACATTCATCGCCAGGAATAGGATTGCTTGGCCCCTCGATTTTCTTGGTTATATCAGGCTTGGTCTTctgttcttcttcaaaaCCTTCGCTTTGGAAATTTCCAGGAAAAATACATGTGACACGATAGTTGTATGGTGATAACTCTTGGCGCAAAATAATAGATAACGATTCAATTGCAGATTTCATGGGGGCGTATTGGGAGTAACCTATAAAGGGGAAAAAGCTGACGACCGAGCTAAACAATACGACGCTTCTCTTCTTAAAATTGTGTGGCTCGATATTGTCTATGTTATTGGACAAAGCGTGTTTGAATCCAGTGTGCACTACATTTATAACTGTTTTGTAATTGATGTCTATCCCCAGTTCAATGTCCACTTTAGTTAAATCTTGAAACAATTTCGGTATGGAAGAACCAGCACAACAAAATAGTATATCTGGATCAGCAGGATGTATTGATTGCCATAATTTAGTACACTCGTCGTACTTTGACACATCAGCAACTGCATATGATATCTGAGCAGAAGAGTTGGggtatttttctttgatgtTTTGAATTTGGCGTTGTAGCTTTGATTCTGTTCTTGCAACTAATATTGTTGAACAGTTTTTCTCATACAATCTTTCGGCTAAGTTGACCCCTATTCCCTGGGATGCACCAACAATTAATGCTGTTTTCCCTTCAACAGGAAAGTTAGTTTTAGAAAACCACATTGACAAAAGGATCTCTTTCGTATTATGAAAGTCTCGATGGTAACTTGCTTGTTCCaatggtttattttttagAACAGGATACTTCGATTTTCAATCTcgtgtgtgtatgtgttctttttttttttctttcaatgtACAGTAGTAGTGCGGTTTCGCTATTCTTCccatttgaatattttctttctatttgAAATGACTATATTTACAAAGCTAATATATGTACAAGTATATAATCCGGTTACACCTACTTTCCCCCTTGTTGCTGTTTCAAAAATGGAGATTGTGGGATAGCAAAGCTTTCTCTTTCTGGTCTTGGTTTGGTTTTAAACTGCTTGGACACTAATAATTTGCCCTTCAATTCACCCAGGTGTCTCGACATGTTTGGCAAGTTGGACAAGTCATTCTTAGTTTCTT is part of the Candida dubliniensis CD36 chromosome R, complete sequence genome and encodes:
- a CDS encoding protein transport protein, putative (Similar to S. cerevisiae SEC39) translates to MNDSIHETVDVNLYVYTIQLLTSDNNVNSINAYFQLLTAKVLSPNFDCLKITTKANILNALLIYTYPLNIPLQDITNLARLIIYSKQIENESKDEDYFDLEEFSLSLKPTISNTVSLRATANELLVDTNIKCQSLGKLDFDATSDDDELFLSFIRAKSFHLSQFYQDVNDILPLFENVSFPKFNAWYRGIILPYKYYYSHFGLAYSSNTFNGYLAPESLYPSRLHLLLAPLKTGKVLNNEGWFENVIFPIVKYYGNDLCPLNEWLFDNESGYCSETVASVVRKYQFWRVCLKCIHHHFESKDYEVIINSFLSACYFYGFKEDADTVSTIELVEIYDLIIDTLTLFDTPPPTHGLQLSDINYNNIPFDCVTLKEFQTATNPISPLFQVEAIAFLKQVIETCQKLLPINRLTIKKYFQLKYENKDMDTKREILKITNNINGSNWKQLLNSIALFQKNFIRNERISATVVERLLLANLFDVVDEVYFEKRLGDITVNELYDVVLDKFWDCLNHANSLNDKSGSLHNAELCLKLFDKLALEKDLGEDNHRDIVKFKHLFKAINALKRFKILNRNQPYTPQQLIINFANGNLLKLINIVLEQNPKSYLAFDKLYRILNDMMLFYNDDNHKDDKQHSHNYYFNKLKTACIESALIDNNFNYAYKQSLELFDYLQGKKDSSQIDDLWLTFYQVGKYVSPQWFENSGEQIDFDILIKQREILSLTILNLQLKENSKVVLAQWSSLNAKIQRHSLDNNIETVKKRFDNENWQLKNSKKHLENIGNLATEIISDASKTTNNASEKLSNLFVSGLGWAIGANQQS
- a CDS encoding ATP-dependent helicase, putative (Similar to S. cerevisiae PIF1), with amino-acid sequence MVNANKSIIRLATYCIKNRIHRLRTVNSLYYISKRISIQNTNRIRATRLCGSKQFMLESELDSALIEILDNDDPFSDSEIRESADLSTGQIHSYKGSPVVKNSLLQTREPQIQVPTKPTGTNKRVQIQKDPNQSVYFDDDSLSSTFEFSDMDDDFMGALKAAEEMTNNNNNCIKRSASTPLKKPIAKSMKNQSTPSKSSAKKCCKYIKTSSQSPSHYQIRESGSGVDILEGSPNKLQSEKASPFKFLSSFSSSLQTQNQAASGNHESQSKVEQNILSASQSSSPPITISQVRNPFKVPTQFRRNYSTRRITDQESDNKKGNSHHTILLATQKAEAPFKDSSNSNRHNLGKKKEGATEAQSEAKNVKPIILSNEQEYVLKQVLSGVSLFYTGSAGTGKSVLLRSIIKSLRTKFSKGVAVTASTGLAACNIGGITLHSFAGFGLGQGKVDILIKKIKRNKKAFCRWRETKVLIIDEISMVDGHLLNKLNEIAKTLRRNNRPFGGIQLVACGDFYQLPPVVKKTAHDGTEVDNVEVYFAFESSAWKETIQRTITLKEIFRQKGDQRFIDMLNNLRDGNVPDDTVRDFCRLSRPLKCPEGIVPSELYATRHEVDAANSRKLGTIEGDVVVYNSIDTGILPEIQKSQVLANFLAPQVLNLKVGAQVMCIKNFDDQLVNGTLGKVIDFVDKDTYMKSGSKENSSTESSDEVSGLSDYIFNDFQKPKKIVKEDAPIAEQVVFTGQLSQKVEEESESSKRKLKLKEDLMNDYKDKKYPLVKFLLPDGITFRTVVVEPEQWTTEDDEGKVLVSRIQFPLILAWSLSIHKSQGQTLSKVVVDMKNIFENGQAYVALSRAVSREGLQVLNFNRSKVVSHRKVIEFYKHLTSHENESQRGQQQLNFMSTSVSSVGRAQI
- a CDS encoding 3-ketodihydrosphingosine reductase, putative (Similar to S. cerevisiae TSC10), coding for MWFSKTNFPVEGKTALIVGASQGIGVNLAERLYEKNCSTILVARTESKLQRQIQNIKEKYPNSSAQISYAVADVSKYDECTKLWQSIHPADPDILFCCAGSSIPKLFQDLTKVDIESGIDINYKTVINVVHTGFKHALSNNIDNIEPHNFKKRSVVLFSSVVSFFPFIGYSQYAPMKSAIESLSIILRQELSPYNYRVTCIFPGNFQSEGFEEEQKTKPDITKKIEGPSNPIPGDECARLIMDQLDKGYDTITTDFIGWLLGCSVLGISSPRQWGFFQILVSFIVSLIAPIANWLINRDIKNSFRKTKKE